In a genomic window of Diadema setosum chromosome 3, eeDiaSeto1, whole genome shotgun sequence:
- the LOC140226335 gene encoding uncharacterized protein, translating into MRKTYDLRRKTMPGQSQRSTSTSAQCSRPKSPVPPSTQKAAAPVPPSRQQSGDQTDMEPTLSDVQKKLVDFSSKVCAKLEDIHTDISSMKKKMIDLEAAVEDNSARVLDLEKGRLPLLEEKLQKEIESLKEKLVLSEIYQRKSNLLFYGLEKKSEENVENVLREAFVCLGLSDEEAQSVALVNAHRLPRRNDANKAPQPIIAKFVYMSQRNRVLSAFEKRPRHPVPAQPGIVQPRPLRISVRTDLPPALKAERGNLAAVAYKLRKEQNLSTKIVVVGTRVLLFSKAKSATEWQPYKE; encoded by the coding sequence ATGAGGAAAACCTATGACTTGAGGCGCAAAACCATGCCTGGTCAATCTCAGCGTTCCACCAGTACCAGTGCACAGTGCTCACGCCCTAAGTCACCCGTCCCTCCATCCACGCAAAAAGCCGCAGCGCCAGTGCCACCGTCTCGCCAGCAATCTGGTGACCAAACGGACATGGAGCCAACGCTATCAGACGTGCAGAAAAAACTCGTCGACTTCTCGAGCAAGGTATGTGCCAAGCTTGAAGACATCCATACAGATATATCCTctatgaagaagaaaatgattgaCCTAGAGGCTGCAGTGGAAGATAATTCTGCTCGTGTATTAGATCTGGAGAAAGGAAGGCTTCCCCTATTGGAGGAAAAACTCCAGAAGGAGATTGAATCCCTGAAAGAGAAGCTGGTGCTATCGGAGATTTACCAACGAAAGTCGAATCTCCTGTTCTACGGCTTGGAGAAAAAATCagaagaaaatgtggaaaacgTGCTCCGAGAAGCTTTTGTGTGTCTCGGCTTGAGCGACGAAGAAGCCCAGTCAGTTGCCCTAGTCAACGCTCACCGACTTCCGAGGCGTAACGACGCTAATAAGGCTCCCCAACCGATCATCGCGAAGTTCGTGTACATGTCCCAACGGAATCGAGTGCTCTCCGCCTTCGAAAAACGACCACGACATCCCGTACCCGCTCAACCCGGAATCGTTCAGCCCAGGCCGCTAAGAATCAGTGTGCGCACCGACCTTCCTCCGGCTCTCAAGGCTGAGCGTGGCAACCTTGCTGCCGTCGCCTATAAGCTCAGGAAGGAACAAAATCTCTCCACAAAGATCGTTGTCGTTGGTACCAGGGTCCTGTTATTCTCCAAAGCAAAGAGTGCTACAGAGTGGCAACCATACAAAGAATGA
- the LOC140246767 gene encoding uncharacterized protein, with product MPNFDDQEWRKHLRMSRETCEYIAGELRPLLERNNPRGQPLRIPYKKRLAVVLWWLATPTEYRSLATLFGIGISTLCTLTREVCHAIKETLFHRYITLPSGQRLDETIDGFQRRGFPQCAGAIDGTHLPILAPRDSLADYHNRKGWHSIILQAVVDHNYCFTDVYVGWPCRTHDARVLANSDIFHKAENAGQLSPRENNRLMNEIEVPVVIIGDPAYPLKRWLMKAYPNTGRLTPNQENFNFRLSSARMVVENAFGRLKGRWRRLLKRNDCDTAFASEVAAVCCVLHNICEVYREAYYPEWDEMREEEMRRRDQPGQNADQRPGQDADAGAIRNAIMLSL from the exons ATGCCGAACTTCGATGACCAGGAGTGGCGAAAACACCTGAGAATGTCTCGAGAAACTTGTGAATATATTGCCGGGGAGTTGAGACCCTTGTTAGAGAGAAATAACCCGCGAGGACAACCTTTGAGAATCCCGTACAAAAAGCGACTGGCTGTGGTTTTATGGTGGTTGGCTACGCCCACGGAGTACCGCTCATTAGCCACCCTATTCGGGATCGGCATCTCCACTCTTTGTACCCTGACAAGAGAGGTGTGCCATGCCATTAAAGAAACATTGTTTCACAGGTACATTACGCTGCCATCCGGACAGCGTCTTGATGAGACAATAGATGGATTTCAGAGAAGGGGATTCCCCCAGTGTGCCGGGGCGATCGACGGCACACACCTCCCTATCCTTGCCCCTCGAGACAGCCTCGCCGACTACCACAATAGAAAAGGATGGCATTCCATCATCCTTCAAGCAGTGGTCGACCATAATTATTG tttcactgatgtgtatGTCGGATGGCCGTGCCGCACCCATGATGCTCGGGTTTTGGCAAACTCTGACATCTTTCACAAGGCAGAAAATGCTGGGCAGCTATCTCCACGTGAG AACAATCGACTGATGAATGAAATAGAGGTACCTGTCGTCATCATCGGGGACCCCGCCTATCCCTTGAAGAGATGGCTGATGAAGGCATACCCGAACACGGGCCGTCTTACGCCAAACCAGGAAAACTTCAATTTCAGGCTGAGTTCAGCAAGGATGGTTGTTGAAAACGCGTTTGGTCGGCTGAAGGGGAGGTGGAGGCGCCTCCTTAAGCGGAATGACTGCGACACCGCGTTTGCTTCAGAAGTTGCCGCAGTCTGTTGTGTATTGCACAACATCTGCGAAGTCTACAGAGAGGCATACTATCCAGAGTGGGATGAGATGAGAGAGGAGGAAATGAGACGGCGAGATCAGCCAGGACAGAATGCCGATCAGAGACCGGGACAAGATGCAGATGCCGGTGCCATCCGCAATGCCATCATGCTTTCCCTCTAA